The segment CACCTTATTCCAGGATTAAAAATCAAGATTTTGGAAAAACACGATTGGCACTAATATACAAGCAATTCCGCCTTATTGTAGAGTGAAGGAGAGAGGGTAGATTTTATAGGGGAAATTTGGGTTGGGAGGGGGGATAGGAGGAAGTCCAGAAAGCATCTCTtgatgtatatgcatgtatacatacagacgtgtgtgtgtgtatatatatatatatatatatgtgtttatttatttcatctttcctttttctcaggAGTGAAGGGTTCACTGGGTCTGTTGAGAACCAGGTCAGATCGGGAGGTCGAGGTCAGTTCTGGGAGCTCTGTGGTCTCCGTGTCATAATAGTTCTTTCTGTCGGAATAGGTCTTCCCCTTCAAGACCTCTATGAGCTGCTGTAGGCGCTTGGCAAAAGAAAGTCTTTGGGGAAGTTTTGTGGTAgatgagggtggaggtggggttggggttgggggtgggggtaaaggtgagggtgggggtgggggtgggggtgggggcgggggtggagaTGGGGGTCGGGGCTGGGCTGCAGGTGGTTGGGGTGGAAGTGGTCGAGGAGGCGGTTGGAAATACCAGGGAAGGTGAGCAGAGATAGGGTGGGCGAAGGGAGGTCGAATTGGGGACGGTCGAgtggtgggaggtggaggggtgGCCGGCTGAATCATATGCAGGGCATTAGAACTGATCTTGGAGGCGATCCAGTTCAGATAGGGCCAGGTGGCCGTGTAGATTCCAGGGCGCTTGGCACGGGCACAGCCTACCCCCCAGCTTGTGATTCCCACGATCACATAGGCGCTTTCCTTgctgtctctgcacatgagaggCCCGCCGCTGTCCCCCTGCCCAGAAGGACACAGAGGTCACGATCTGCCGGAGCCACTCTTCCCCTGCCCAGAGGGGTCAGAAGGCTCTGGGAGGACAATTTCCACAGTCACATGGTTTCCTGCTGCCATAAACACAAGTGGTTGTGGTAAAGTTTGAGGGGGTGTCAGGGGCTTCATTTGGGATGTGAGGAGGGTGTGAATTGTCAGGGCCTTCCTTGCAGTGAGATGAGCAAGCCCACGTGTCCACAGGGGCACAT is part of the Symphalangus syndactylus isolate Jambi chromosome 18, NHGRI_mSymSyn1-v2.1_pri, whole genome shotgun sequence genome and harbors:
- the ACR gene encoding acrosin isoform X2, yielding MVEMLPTAILLVLAVSVVAKDNAMCDKVYDWRLVFGAKEITFGNNKPVKAPLQERYVEKIIIHEKYNSATEGNDIALVKITPPIACGRFIGPGCLPHFKAGLPRGPQSCWVAGWGYIEEKAPRPSSMLMEARVDLIDLDLCNSTQWYNGRIQPTNVCAGYPVGKIDTCQGDSGGPLMCRDSKESAYVIVGITSWGVGCARAKRPGIYTATWPYLNWIASKISSNALHMIQPATPPPPTTRPSPIRPPFAHPISAHLPWYFQPPPRPLPPQPPAAQPRPPSPPPPPPPPPPPPSPLPPPPTPTPPPPSSTTKLPQRLSFAKRLQQLIEVLKGKTYSDRKNYYDTETTELPELTSTSRSDLVLNRPSEPFTPEKKER